A single window of Malus sylvestris chromosome 5, drMalSylv7.2, whole genome shotgun sequence DNA harbors:
- the LOC126622845 gene encoding exosome complex component RRP4 homolog, with translation MVCGIDKRVNKLVYMRSLRARYKPEVGDIIVGRVIEVAPKRWRVEINYSYDAVLMLSAMNLHDGIQIRRMNYQLRRLRAENAKAGDFPSHVQQKSNGSAQYSVYSPP, from the coding sequence ATGGTTTGTGGGATCGACAAGAGAGTCAATAAGCTAGTTTATATGCGGTCTTTAAGGGCCAGGTACAAACCAGAGGTTGGAGATATCATAGTGGGGCGTGTAATTGAGGTTGCTCCGAAACGTTGGAGAGTGGAGATAAACTATAGCTATGATGCAGTGTTGATGCTTTCTGCAATGAACTTACACGACGGCATCCAAATACGTCGCATGAACTATCAACTTAGAAGATTGAGAGCTGAAAATGCTAAAGCAGGGGATTTCCCATCACATGTACAGCAAAAAAGCAACGGCTCAGCCCAATACAGTGTTTACTCACCGCCCTAA
- the LOC126621588 gene encoding uncharacterized protein LOC126621588, which translates to MKYVLVTGGVVSGLGKGVTASSVGLLLKACGLRVTSIKIDPYLNTDAGTMSPIEHGEVFVLDDGGEVDLDLGNYERFLDIKLTRDNNITTGKIYQEVIDRERKGDYLGKTVQVVPHITDAIQEWIERVAKIPVDGESGAADVCVIELGGTIGDIESMPFIEALGQFSYRVGSNNFCLIHVSLVPVLRVVGEQKTKPTQHSVRGLRCMGLTPHIIACRSTMALEENVKTKVSQFCHVQKENIITLYDVPNIWHIPLLLRDQKAHEAIFKVLNLQGLTKDPELEEWTSRAEICDKLHEPVRISMVGKYTSLADAYLSVQKALVHASVACGKKLFVDWVSAEDLEEATEKENSDAYKAAWKLLKGADGILVPGGFGDRGVQGKILAAKYAREKRIPFLGICLGMQVAVIEVARSVLGLKDAHSAEFDPDTKNPCVIFMPEGSKTHMGGTMRVGSRRTYFQSTDCKSAKLYGNKRFIDERHRHRYEVNPEMVARLENSGLSFTGKDETGQRMEIVELRNHPYFIGVQFHPEFKSRPGKPSALFLGLIAAACGQLDNLLQGSESKRNVPNLAANDMLSQRNIVPNGASKDMSQRTSVPNGASNHMFKAACGRNVPNGAAKAYHNGAVTKFANRAQDGAYSIFNGMHL; encoded by the exons atgaagTATGTTTTGGTGACAGGGGGAGTAGTAAGTGGACTTGGGAAAGGAGTGACTGCTAGCAGTGTTGGCCTTCTTCTCAAAGCTTGTGGACTTCGAGTCACTTCCATTAAAATTg ATCCTTACCTAAACACCGATGCCGGAACTATGTCCCCAATTGAGCATGGTGAAGTGTTTGTGTTGGATGATGGTGGTGAG GTGGACTTGGACCTTGGAAACTATGAAAGATTTCTAGATATCAAGCTGACTCGTGATAATAATATTACTACTGGAAAGATTTACCAG GAGGTTATtgacagagagagaaagggagattATCTGGGAAAAACTGTCCAG GTTGTTCCTCACATCACAGATGCAATCCAAGAGTGGATCGAGCGTGTAGCCAAAATTCCAGTCGATGGAGAGTCAGGTGCAGCAGATGTTTGTGTCATAGAATTGGGTGGAACTATAG GTGATATTGAATCCATGCCTTTCATTGAGGCATTAGGACAGTTCTCATATCGCGTCG gTAGTAACAACTTTTGCTTGATTCATGTGAGCCTTGTGCCTGTTTTGCGTGTTGTTGGTGAGCAG AAAACAAAACCAACGCAGCACAGTGTTCGTGGACTGAGATGTATGGGTTTGACACCGCATATCATAGCTTGTCGCAGCACaatg GCACTAGAAGAGAACGTGAAGACTAAAGTCAGTCAATTCTGCCATGTACAG AAAGAGAACATCATCACTCTCTACGACGTTCCCAACATCTGGCACATTCCATTACTTTTAAGA GATCAGAAAGCTCATGAAGCAATCTTCAAAGTGCTCAACCTTCAAGG ATTAACAAAGGACCCTGAATTGGAAGAGTGGACTTCTAGGGCTGAAATTTGTGACAAGTTGCATGAGCCG GTTCGCATTTCCATGGTCGGAAAGTATACAAGCCTTGCAGATGCCTACCTCTCTGTACAAAAG GCTCTTGTGCACGCTTCTGTTGCTTGCGGCAAGAAACTTTTCGTGGATTGGGTTTCGGCTGAAGACCTTGAAGAAGCAACTGAAAAAGAG AATTCTGATGCCTACAAAGCTGCATGGAAGTTATTGAAG GGTGCAGATGGTATTCTTGTTCCCGGAGGGTTCGGTGACAGAGGAGTGCAAGGGAAAATTCTTGCTGCAAAATACGCCCGGGAAAAGAGAATTCCTTTCCTTGGCATTTGTCTAGGAATGCAGGTTGCTGTGATTGAGGTTGCACGGTCTGTTCTAGGTCTGAAAGATGCTCATAGTGCAGAATTTGATCCTGACACTAAAAATCCCTGTGTTATTTTCATGCCTGAG GGCTCGAAAACACATATGGGAGGCACAATGCGTGTTGGATCCAGGAGAACATATTTTCAGTCTACAGACTGCAAATCAGCTAAACT ATATGGAAACAAACGCTTCATTGATGAGAGACATCGGCACAGATATGAG GTTAATCCTGAAATGGTAGCACGCCTTGAAAATTCCGGCCTCTCTTTTACGGGCAAGGATGAAACTGGCCAACGCATGGAG ATTGTTGAGCTGCGTAATCATCCATATTTCATCGGTGTCCAGTTCCATCCTGAATTTAAATCAAGACCAGGAAAACCTTCTGCTTTATTCTTAG GGCTTATAGCAGCAGCATGTGGGCAGTTGGACAATCTCTTGCAGGGCTCTGAGAGCAAAAGAAACGTCCCAAATCTAGCTGCCAATGACATGCTGTCCCAAAGGAATATTGTCCCAAATGGAGCAAGCAAGGACATGTCCCAAAGGACTAGTGTTCCAAATGGAGCAAGCAATCATATGTTCAAAGCAGCATGTGGGAGGAATGTCCCAAATGGAGCAGCAAAAGCATACCATAACGGAGCTGTAACAAAGTTTGCCAATCGAGCACAAGACGGTGCATACAGCATTTTCAATGGGATGCACTTGTGA
- the LOC126621592 gene encoding uncharacterized protein LOC126621592 isoform X1, with amino-acid sequence MWDRNSNTTWCRMTWGYTFSTSLSDLSILRSTGDPRPLLIDVSDVDGSLVSSFAGDSMFSISGPFIALSSAHVSDLAHRAQTRMYCRSLYLDLADSPKLVISPPLLALGVCSSVFKATKSIYIHEVHLYFQCLVSKGEVEPGRDSNY; translated from the exons ATGTGGGACAGGAATTCTAACACTACGTGGTGTCGTATGACTTGGGGATATACGTTCTCAACGTCCTTATCGGATTTGTCTATCCTCAGGTCGACTGGAGATCCACGACCTCTCCTCATTGACGTCTCAGACGTGGACGGTTCACTCGTCAGCTCGTTTGCCGGGGACAGCATGTTTTCAATTTCAG GTCCCTTTATTGCCCTCAGCTCCGCACACGTCAGTGACCTCGCCCACCGAGCCCAAACTCGTATGTATTGTCGATCTTTATACCTCGACCTTGCCGACTCGCCCAAACTTGTAATCTCTCCGCCACTTCTGGCTCTCGGAGTCTGCAGCTCAG TTTTCAAGGCCACCAAGTCTATCTATATTCACGAAGTCCATCTCTATTTCCAGTGCCTAGTTTCCAAAGGCGAAGTTGAGCCAG GTAGAGATAGCAATTACTGA
- the LOC126621592 gene encoding uncharacterized protein LOC126621592 isoform X3, producing MWDRNSNTTWCRMTWGYTFSTSLSDLSILRSTGDPRPLLIDVSDVDGSLVSSFAGDSMFSISGPFIALSSAHVSDLAHRAQTRMYCRSLYLDLADSPKLVISPPLLALGVCSSGRDSNY from the exons ATGTGGGACAGGAATTCTAACACTACGTGGTGTCGTATGACTTGGGGATATACGTTCTCAACGTCCTTATCGGATTTGTCTATCCTCAGGTCGACTGGAGATCCACGACCTCTCCTCATTGACGTCTCAGACGTGGACGGTTCACTCGTCAGCTCGTTTGCCGGGGACAGCATGTTTTCAATTTCAG GTCCCTTTATTGCCCTCAGCTCCGCACACGTCAGTGACCTCGCCCACCGAGCCCAAACTCGTATGTATTGTCGATCTTTATACCTCGACCTTGCCGACTCGCCCAAACTTGTAATCTCTCCGCCACTTCTGGCTCTCGGAGTCTGCAGCTCAG GTAGAGATAGCAATTACTGA
- the LOC126621592 gene encoding uncharacterized protein LOC126621592 isoform X2 → MMSHSQTFSGFDTILNFRSTGDPRPLLIDVSDVDGSLVSSFAGDSMFSISGPFIALSSAHVSDLAHRAQTRMYCRSLYLDLADSPKLVISPPLLALGVCSSVFKATKSIYIHEVHLYFQCLVSKGEVEPGRDSNY, encoded by the exons ATGATGTCACATTCACAGACTTTTTCGGGTTTTGATACCatcttaaatttcag GTCGACTGGAGATCCACGACCTCTCCTCATTGACGTCTCAGACGTGGACGGTTCACTCGTCAGCTCGTTTGCCGGGGACAGCATGTTTTCAATTTCAG GTCCCTTTATTGCCCTCAGCTCCGCACACGTCAGTGACCTCGCCCACCGAGCCCAAACTCGTATGTATTGTCGATCTTTATACCTCGACCTTGCCGACTCGCCCAAACTTGTAATCTCTCCGCCACTTCTGGCTCTCGGAGTCTGCAGCTCAG TTTTCAAGGCCACCAAGTCTATCTATATTCACGAAGTCCATCTCTATTTCCAGTGCCTAGTTTCCAAAGGCGAAGTTGAGCCAG GTAGAGATAGCAATTACTGA